The following proteins come from a genomic window of Edaphobacter sp. 4G125:
- a CDS encoding DUF6599 family protein, translated as MLFSFVVGGAILSGAIGHAQDTKTTLVEPPAPLLPQQIGDWVRQEKPADTTLQPENDQKLDTVLTEDGLKRSEQAIYREKNGPAITVTARQFVDATGAHAAYSYFERPAPVYRGAGLGDETSLSGDHYLFRSGASVVEATGGRGEKVEALLNRVQVGLPKVSGPKGVAPLLPTLLPEKGLERDSVKYALGPVSYEAMGGVLPGQILGFDKAAEAVTARYAGKGKLTLLFYPTPEIAGAKLRAIQAEIEKQGKTAGTVVMRRSGTFVFLTTGNWSLAEAKSLVGGIHPRMEVTWNKPIPPEFHTEVQKTYSLLASIAIFCGFGALAAVVLGLSLGAGRAAIRVLQGKPAATEPEFLRIDLSGSPAPIQRDSGRSS; from the coding sequence ATGTTGTTCAGCTTTGTTGTGGGCGGGGCTATCCTGAGCGGAGCCATCGGCCATGCCCAGGACACGAAGACAACCCTGGTTGAGCCTCCGGCGCCGTTGCTACCGCAGCAGATCGGTGACTGGGTCCGTCAAGAGAAGCCAGCAGACACGACGTTGCAGCCTGAGAATGACCAGAAGCTCGATACGGTTCTTACAGAAGACGGTCTGAAGCGAAGTGAGCAGGCAATCTACCGAGAGAAAAACGGGCCTGCAATCACGGTGACGGCGAGACAGTTCGTCGATGCGACTGGGGCACATGCTGCATATAGCTACTTTGAGCGTCCGGCTCCGGTTTATCGGGGCGCGGGACTTGGAGATGAAACGAGTCTGAGTGGCGACCACTACCTCTTCCGTAGCGGAGCGAGTGTGGTGGAGGCGACCGGTGGACGAGGCGAGAAGGTTGAAGCTCTGCTGAATCGGGTCCAGGTGGGGTTGCCGAAGGTGAGCGGACCGAAGGGAGTTGCTCCACTGCTTCCAACGTTGCTGCCTGAGAAGGGGCTGGAACGGGATTCGGTGAAGTATGCCCTGGGGCCGGTGAGTTACGAGGCGATGGGTGGTGTGTTGCCTGGACAGATCCTCGGGTTCGATAAGGCTGCCGAGGCAGTGACGGCGCGATATGCCGGTAAAGGGAAGCTGACGCTGCTGTTCTATCCCACGCCCGAGATTGCAGGAGCGAAGCTGCGGGCGATCCAGGCAGAGATTGAAAAGCAGGGCAAGACCGCGGGGACAGTGGTGATGCGTCGTTCAGGCACGTTTGTCTTTTTGACGACGGGTAACTGGTCGTTGGCGGAGGCAAAGTCGCTGGTTGGAGGGATTCATCCTCGCATGGAGGTGACGTGGAACAAACCGATACCTCCGGAGTTCCACACCGAGGTGCAGAAGACTTACAGCCTGCTGGCCAGCATCGCGATCTTCTGTGGCTTTGGCGCACTGGCTGCCGTTGTGCTTGGTCTGTCGCTTGGGGCGGGACGCGCGGCGATTCGGGTACTGCAAGGCAAACCTGCGGCGACGGAACCGGAGTTTCTTCGCATTGATCTGAGCGGAAGTCCGGCCCCGATCCAGAGAGACAGTGGGCGAAGCAGTTAG
- a CDS encoding glycoside hydrolase family 28 protein produces MNHRSLLLSFALLAIASLPVAAKVCNARSYGAKADGVTKDTQAIQAAIDDCAKAGGGTVKLSGGTFLSAPIVLKSNVALDLDKGTTLLGSPNHADYPAKTEFRAPGTQSLVSATNAENIAITGSGTIDGNGESWWAEVRATHNAGVVGAVQFRPRLVVFDHCKHVRMEGITIQNSPSWQVVPYYTDDMVIRNVRILAPQHSPNTDAIDPFSSSNMVIDHVYADVGDDNIAIKSGIINSPGPDEPSRNITITDCEFMHGHGLSIGSEIAGGANNIRAERIHFKGTDQGIRIKANRDRGNQVDNISFKDITMEDVKTSILISKYYPKVLPQGDVAPAPITRLTPFFHDITIENVNSVKSGTAGVIVGLPESPVKNVILKNVNITAEKGMTIAFAEIKGSDVHVIAAQGQAINIAPSAKVDLK; encoded by the coding sequence ATGAACCATCGCAGTCTCCTCCTCTCCTTCGCGCTCCTTGCGATCGCTTCACTTCCCGTGGCGGCCAAGGTCTGCAACGCTCGATCTTATGGTGCGAAGGCCGATGGTGTCACCAAGGATACCCAGGCAATTCAGGCTGCGATTGACGACTGCGCCAAAGCAGGTGGCGGAACGGTCAAGCTTTCCGGAGGAACGTTCCTCTCCGCTCCAATCGTACTCAAGAGCAACGTAGCTCTCGACCTCGATAAGGGCACGACGCTGTTGGGTTCGCCCAATCACGCCGACTACCCCGCTAAGACCGAGTTCCGAGCTCCCGGAACCCAATCCCTCGTGAGCGCAACCAATGCCGAAAACATCGCCATCACCGGCAGCGGTACCATCGACGGTAACGGCGAAAGCTGGTGGGCTGAGGTCCGTGCGACCCACAATGCCGGGGTCGTAGGAGCCGTGCAGTTCCGCCCTCGTCTCGTCGTCTTCGACCACTGTAAGCATGTGCGCATGGAAGGGATCACCATCCAAAACTCGCCCAGCTGGCAGGTCGTTCCCTACTACACCGACGATATGGTCATCCGGAATGTCCGCATCCTCGCACCGCAGCACTCACCCAATACCGATGCCATCGATCCCTTCAGTTCTTCGAACATGGTGATCGATCACGTCTACGCGGATGTAGGGGACGACAACATCGCCATCAAGAGCGGCATCATCAACTCGCCCGGTCCCGACGAACCCAGCCGCAACATCACCATTACCGACTGCGAGTTTATGCATGGCCACGGCCTCTCCATCGGCTCCGAAATAGCAGGTGGAGCGAACAACATTCGTGCAGAGCGGATTCACTTCAAAGGGACCGATCAGGGCATCCGCATCAAGGCCAATCGTGACCGTGGCAATCAGGTCGATAACATCAGCTTCAAAGACATCACGATGGAAGACGTAAAGACCTCCATCCTCATCAGCAAGTACTACCCGAAGGTCCTCCCACAGGGTGATGTTGCGCCTGCTCCAATCACTCGCCTGACGCCCTTCTTCCATGACATCACCATCGAGAACGTAAACTCGGTCAAGAGCGGAACCGCGGGCGTGATCGTCGGATTACCGGAATCTCCGGTGAAGAACGTCATCCTGAAGAACGTCAACATCACCGCAGAAAAAGGCATGACCATCGCCTTTGCCGAGATAAAAGGTTCAGATGTGCATGTCATCGCCGCACAGGGGCAAGCGATCAACATCGCTCCCAGCGCAAAGGTCGATCTCAAATAA
- a CDS encoding DMT family protein, translating into MWTILLLIGSNIFMTFAWYGHLKFREVPLWKVIVVSWSIAFFEYCLQVPANRIGARTFTPDQLKVIQEVITLSVFGVFSTFYFGDKLHWNHAVAFCCLVGGAFFMFHKF; encoded by the coding sequence ATGTGGACCATTCTTCTGCTGATTGGCTCAAATATCTTTATGACCTTCGCCTGGTACGGCCACCTCAAATTTCGCGAGGTCCCATTGTGGAAGGTCATCGTCGTCAGCTGGTCGATTGCGTTCTTTGAGTACTGCCTTCAGGTTCCCGCAAACCGCATCGGGGCGCGTACTTTCACGCCAGACCAGCTCAAGGTGATCCAGGAAGTCATCACCCTCTCGGTCTTCGGTGTCTTCTCCACGTTTTACTTTGGAGACAAGCTGCATTGGAACCACGCCGTCGCCTTCTGCTGTCTGGTTGGCGGGGCCTTCTTCATGTTCCATAAATTCTAA
- the glpK gene encoding glycerol kinase GlpK, which produces MSAKRCILALDQGTTSSRAMVVDETGAVVSVAQHPFKQIFPKPGWVEHSPTEIWSSQSGVVTEALAKVDLTSRSIAAIGITNQRETTIVWDRETGEPIYNAIVWQDRRTAEFCDRLRADAGSMIQQKTGLIPDAYFSGSKVNWILANVEGARAKAEAGKLAFGTVDSWLIWKLTKGERHVTDVTNASRTMLFNIHTMEWDEELLKLLGVPRSMLPEVVASSGVCGTASGLVRDVPIAGIAGDQQAALFGQMCTSPGMAKCTYGTGAFMLLNIGQQPMTSKHRLLTTVAWKIGNTVEYAFEGSMLMAGAVVQWLRDELQLIRTSAEIESLAASVSDANGVVLVPAFAGLGAPHWDQYARGALVGLTRGSSRAHIARAALEGIALQATDVLEAMQADSGLSLSQLRVDGGAAANNLLMQIQADALGIEVVRPKNAEATVMGAAYLAGLAVGYWPDQEAIASQWQMDRIFQPKIGQQERDKVRATWRRALERAKQWTKEEETAS; this is translated from the coding sequence TTGTCCGCTAAACGTTGCATCCTGGCTCTGGATCAGGGCACGACAAGTTCACGAGCGATGGTTGTCGATGAGACCGGCGCGGTTGTTTCTGTCGCACAGCATCCTTTCAAGCAGATCTTTCCCAAGCCCGGCTGGGTGGAGCACTCGCCCACCGAGATATGGTCTTCACAGAGTGGGGTAGTAACTGAGGCGCTGGCCAAAGTTGATCTGACAAGTCGCAGCATCGCTGCCATCGGCATCACCAATCAGCGTGAGACCACCATCGTGTGGGACCGCGAAACAGGCGAGCCAATCTATAACGCCATCGTATGGCAGGACCGCAGGACCGCAGAGTTCTGCGACAGATTGCGCGCCGATGCGGGCAGTATGATTCAGCAGAAGACAGGCCTGATTCCGGATGCGTATTTTTCCGGCAGCAAAGTTAACTGGATTCTTGCGAATGTTGAGGGTGCACGAGCAAAGGCTGAAGCGGGAAAGCTGGCCTTTGGTACTGTGGACAGCTGGCTGATCTGGAAACTGACCAAGGGCGAGCGTCACGTCACCGATGTGACGAACGCCTCGCGCACGATGTTGTTCAACATTCACACGATGGAATGGGACGAGGAGTTGCTGAAGCTGCTCGGCGTGCCGCGTTCCATGTTGCCCGAAGTGGTGGCTTCGAGTGGCGTGTGCGGGACGGCAAGCGGTTTGGTTCGAGATGTTCCCATTGCAGGGATCGCTGGTGATCAGCAGGCGGCGCTCTTCGGGCAGATGTGTACTTCGCCGGGCATGGCGAAGTGCACCTATGGCACTGGAGCCTTTATGCTGCTGAACATTGGCCAACAGCCGATGACTTCAAAGCATCGCCTGCTGACGACAGTTGCATGGAAGATCGGCAATACGGTTGAGTATGCCTTTGAAGGCAGCATGTTGATGGCGGGTGCTGTGGTGCAATGGCTCCGCGATGAATTGCAGCTGATCCGTACCTCTGCGGAGATTGAGAGCCTGGCGGCATCGGTCAGCGATGCGAATGGGGTGGTCCTGGTGCCGGCGTTTGCGGGTCTGGGAGCTCCACACTGGGACCAGTACGCTCGTGGGGCGCTGGTCGGACTGACGCGTGGATCGTCGCGCGCGCACATTGCTCGAGCAGCACTCGAAGGCATCGCGTTGCAGGCAACCGATGTTCTCGAGGCCATGCAGGCGGACTCGGGTCTCTCACTTTCGCAACTGCGCGTGGATGGAGGAGCGGCGGCGAACAATTTGCTGATGCAGATTCAGGCAGACGCGCTGGGCATTGAGGTGGTGCGTCCGAAGAACGCCGAGGCAACGGTGATGGGAGCGGCGTATCTGGCGGGTCTTGCGGTTGGATACTGGCCGGATCAGGAAGCGATTGCGAGCCAGTGGCAGATGGATCGCATCTTCCAGCCTAAGATTGGGCAGCAGGAGCGGGACAAGGTGCGCGCGACGTGGCGTCGCGCACTGGAACGGGCCAAGCAGTGGACGAAAGAAGAGGAGACGGCAAGTTGA
- a CDS encoding DUF167 domain-containing protein, which yields MNSEGQFANDVPDGCTLRVRIHPSAKKNAVTGIHDGALKIALTAPPVDGRANEALIAFVAERLGLPRARVALVSGASNRSKLLRITGRSAAEVGAALLPSVDC from the coding sequence ATGAATTCTGAGGGCCAGTTCGCTAACGATGTGCCAGATGGTTGCACTCTCCGGGTGCGGATTCACCCAAGCGCAAAAAAGAATGCGGTGACGGGAATCCACGATGGAGCTTTGAAGATTGCCTTGACAGCTCCACCCGTGGACGGACGCGCGAATGAGGCTCTGATTGCTTTTGTGGCAGAGCGACTGGGGCTTCCGCGGGCCCGGGTTGCGCTGGTTTCGGGGGCTTCGAACCGAAGCAAGCTTTTACGCATTACAGGAAGAAGCGCGGCAGAGGTCGGGGCGGCGCTTCTTCCCAGCGTTGATTGCTAA
- a CDS encoding PGN_0703 family putative restriction endonuclease → MRGEPSNFDVPCFEVPGGLGLRTELSLRALEFAKTRKLLHERTDGEVPGVLFGVDDEGRHGNFHPLAYEQIRRTSEWSKRFCKVHTAFKRFRARVNWEWKELDCAHSSDALLMSIFCHPQVLTSVRVQRLLGIEAEAVPEFGFKPRTPLCNGKYDHTEIDMRLGELLVEAKLTESNFQTAKSDLVFRYRDLERVFLQDELPLRNGMYLHYQLIRGVLAAYAGGGSFCVFCDARRRDLIEAWYAVIRAVRLFDLRCCLKLLTWQELAAELPMELQEFLGMKYGIFAVDCFSR, encoded by the coding sequence TTGAGGGGCGAACCATCAAATTTCGATGTTCCATGTTTCGAGGTCCCGGGCGGTCTTGGTCTTCGTACAGAGCTGAGCCTGCGGGCGCTGGAGTTTGCGAAGACTCGGAAACTTCTGCACGAACGGACCGATGGCGAAGTTCCGGGAGTTCTCTTTGGAGTGGATGACGAGGGTAGACATGGGAACTTTCATCCTCTTGCCTACGAGCAGATTCGAAGAACTTCAGAGTGGTCGAAGCGTTTCTGCAAGGTGCATACGGCCTTCAAACGGTTCCGGGCGAGAGTGAACTGGGAGTGGAAGGAGTTGGATTGCGCCCACAGCTCTGATGCGTTGTTGATGAGCATCTTCTGCCATCCTCAGGTTCTGACATCGGTGCGAGTACAGAGGTTGCTGGGGATTGAGGCTGAGGCTGTTCCAGAGTTCGGGTTCAAACCGAGAACTCCTTTATGCAATGGGAAGTACGACCATACCGAGATCGATATGAGGCTTGGAGAACTTCTGGTGGAAGCCAAGCTGACAGAATCGAATTTTCAAACCGCCAAATCTGACCTGGTTTTTCGCTATCGAGATCTGGAGAGAGTCTTTCTGCAGGACGAGCTTCCTTTACGAAACGGAATGTATCTTCACTATCAACTCATTCGTGGCGTTCTGGCCGCGTATGCGGGAGGCGGCTCATTCTGCGTGTTCTGCGACGCGCGGCGGCGCGACTTGATAGAGGCGTGGTATGCGGTGATTCGGGCTGTTCGTCTCTTCGATCTTCGCTGTTGTCTCAAATTGCTTACGTGGCAGGAGCTTGCGGCGGAGCTGCCGATGGAACTTCAGGAATTTCTTGGCATGAAATACGGAATCTTTGCGGTGGACTGCTTCTCCCGATAA
- a CDS encoding YggS family pyridoxal phosphate-dependent enzyme, translated as MSIAENIVRLKDEIAVACRRAGRNENEVALMAVSKVHPAEAILEAYEAGQRLFGENRVQEYEQKSTVLAGLKDASFHLIGPLQSNKTNKAAELFDAIDAVDSLRIAQRLDAAAEARSKQLPILIEVKLSHEESKHGIAPEELPLLLDAARDLRSVEVVGLMTVPPWSEDAETARPYFRELRRLRDEAVKTHSKLTQLSMGMSNDFPVAIEEGSTCVRVGTAIFGKRVYPAVP; from the coding sequence ATGAGTATCGCGGAAAATATCGTACGTTTGAAGGATGAGATTGCCGTTGCATGCCGTCGTGCCGGTCGCAACGAGAATGAAGTTGCACTGATGGCGGTGAGCAAGGTTCATCCGGCAGAGGCCATTTTGGAGGCTTACGAAGCGGGGCAGAGGCTCTTTGGCGAGAATCGCGTGCAGGAGTATGAGCAAAAATCGACCGTACTTGCAGGGCTGAAAGATGCTTCGTTCCATCTGATCGGGCCGCTGCAATCGAACAAGACGAACAAGGCCGCCGAGCTTTTCGATGCGATTGACGCGGTGGACTCTCTTCGGATTGCACAGCGGCTCGACGCTGCTGCAGAGGCTCGGAGTAAACAGTTGCCGATCCTGATCGAGGTCAAGCTGAGCCACGAGGAAAGCAAACACGGTATCGCTCCTGAAGAGCTACCTTTGTTGCTGGATGCCGCCCGCGATCTTCGTTCAGTTGAAGTGGTTGGATTGATGACGGTACCGCCGTGGTCTGAAGATGCCGAGACGGCGCGGCCGTATTTCCGCGAGCTGAGGCGACTGCGCGATGAGGCGGTGAAGACCCATTCGAAGCTGACGCAGCTTTCGATGGGGATGTCGAACGATTTCCCTGTCGCCATCGAGGAAGGCAGCACCTGTGTTCGGGTTGGTACGGCCATCTTCGGAAAACGGGTCTATCCTGCTGTTCCGTGA
- the dinB gene encoding DNA polymerase IV, which yields MIAQEPSRKIVHIDMDAFYASVEQRDDPALRGRPVIVAWKGNRSVVCAASYEARKFGVRSAMAAVHAERLCPRAIFVPPDFSRYRAVSQGVREIFKRHTDLIEPLSLDEAYLDVTSNKTDLPTATRVAKTIRQQIREELNLTASAGVAPNKFLAKIASDWKKPDGLFVIQPNEVESFLTPLPVYRIPGVGKVTEKRMETIGIKTVGDLRNLDLAILEANFGRYGIRLYELARGIDRNPVVPDRPTKSISAEDTFKRDLPLEETEPMIRRLAEKVWTASRKETRIARTVVLKLKTKDFSILTRSHTATAPPSSCEELVEIALALRERVDAANQLYRLVGVGLHNFQEAEDTSSHPLFCPHPDMSS from the coding sequence TTGATCGCACAGGAACCATCTCGAAAGATCGTTCACATCGACATGGACGCCTTCTACGCCTCTGTCGAACAGCGCGACGATCCTGCTCTGCGTGGCAGGCCGGTCATCGTGGCATGGAAAGGCAATCGCTCCGTCGTCTGCGCGGCCTCATACGAAGCAAGAAAATTTGGCGTGCGTTCCGCTATGGCTGCTGTTCATGCGGAGCGGCTCTGTCCTCGCGCTATCTTTGTGCCGCCCGACTTCTCCCGCTACCGCGCTGTCTCACAAGGTGTACGCGAGATTTTTAAACGCCACACTGATCTCATCGAACCTCTCAGCCTCGACGAGGCTTACCTCGACGTCACCTCCAACAAGACCGATCTGCCCACGGCGACCCGCGTGGCCAAAACCATCCGCCAGCAGATTCGCGAAGAACTAAACCTGACCGCCTCGGCAGGTGTGGCGCCCAATAAATTCCTGGCAAAAATCGCCTCCGACTGGAAGAAGCCGGACGGCCTCTTCGTGATTCAACCCAATGAGGTCGAGAGCTTCCTTACACCCCTGCCTGTCTACCGAATCCCCGGTGTAGGCAAAGTGACGGAAAAACGTATGGAGACGATCGGCATCAAGACCGTTGGCGACCTACGCAACCTGGACCTCGCCATCCTCGAAGCGAACTTCGGTCGTTATGGAATACGTCTCTACGAACTGGCCCGCGGTATCGACCGCAACCCTGTCGTTCCCGACAGACCCACCAAATCGATCTCTGCCGAAGACACTTTCAAACGCGATCTTCCTCTTGAAGAAACAGAACCGATGATTCGCCGACTCGCCGAAAAAGTTTGGACCGCTTCACGCAAAGAAACGCGCATCGCGCGTACTGTCGTACTCAAACTGAAGACAAAGGACTTCAGCATCCTCACTCGAAGCCATACCGCAACTGCCCCTCCATCTTCCTGCGAGGAACTGGTCGAGATCGCCCTGGCTCTCAGAGAACGCGTAGACGCGGCCAACCAGCTCTATCGCCTGGTCGGCGTTGGTCTTCACAACTTTCAAGAGGCCGAGGACACCTCTTCGCATCCCCTCTTCTGTCCCCACCCAGATATGTCATCCTGA